In Perca fluviatilis chromosome 14, GENO_Pfluv_1.0, whole genome shotgun sequence, a genomic segment contains:
- the ppargc1a gene encoding peroxisome proliferator-activated receptor gamma coactivator 1-alpha isoform X8 codes for MDGYARTEDELFSSCLLNLTWENCYEQCAALVGEDQPLCPDLPELDLSELDVSDLDADSFLGGLKWYNDQSEIISTQYGNDASNLFEIDEENEANLLAVLTETLDSIPVDEDGLPSFEALADGDVTNASDRSCPSSPDGSPRTPEPEEPSLLKKLLLAPANSQLSYNQYTGGKAQNHAASSNHRIRPPPAVVKTESPWNGKARGGSSQQNRPVRRPCTELLKYLTATDDILLHTKASDAKSTWGGANSRDKSGLGLGASSSSSSPSSSSTSSFSSLSSISSSSSSTTSKKKSAVPSQQQQQQQQQPQQHHQRAKPTTLPLPLTPESPNDHKGSPFENKTIERTLSVEIAGTPGLTPPTTPPHKASQENPFKASVKTKLSSCSSSALAFKRARLSELGPGALAPAPGASGGGPTRKGPEQTELYAQLSKASTTLPYSVTQHSVGGGLEEHRSTSNNKRAASRSYSDHDYCQASASTKKDGGTVTVTMTTAAEMMVTSGATAAPMPTTGKVEDRHVECKDSAIPPSSSSSSSSCSPSSASSGPLAKQLNVASVNGEAARVQELGKQTLTKTTQMPSQEATTDWDQLHSAAISRKLLCDQEIRAELNKHFGPPLKAFYSPGGQERETGSKPSKAAALKTFAEGENGTYSQRLPGSTYLQPGFLPFQDELELGEGRESRFLYPWEGTPLDLLFDCPPCSPSCSPPSSCSPSRGSISPPSSLLLSPSRPFCWTSSGSRSRSRSHSGSRSSSSHHRRRSLSSSPDRRPSSWSRHNTDPSTIRSRTHKSPHPQSQFPLSRRPRYDSYEEYQHERLKREEYRRDYEKREFERAEQRERQKQKAIEERRVVYVGRLRSDCTRTELKRRFEVFGEIEECAVNLRDDGDNFGFITYRYTCDAFAALENGHTLRRSNEPQFELCFGGQKQFCKSHYTDLDSHSDDFDPASTKSKYDSMDFDSLLREAQHSLRR; via the exons ATAGATGAAGAAAATGAGGCCAACTTGCTGGCAGTGCTTACAGAGACCCTGGACAGCATCCCGGTGGATGAGGACGGATTGCCTTCGTTTGAGGCCCTGGCAGATGGGGACGTGACCAATGCCAGTGACCGGAGCTGTCCCTCCTCCCCTGACGGCTCGCCACGCACCCCAGAGCCTGAGGAGCCTTCCCTG CTGAAGAAGCTCCTTCTGGCACCCGCAAACTCCCAGCTCAGCTATAATCAATACACAGGTGGCAAGGCACAGAACCATGCAGCCAGCAGCAACCACCGGATCAGACCACCACCTGCCGTCGTCaag ACGGAGAGCCCCTGGAATGGCAAAGCAAGAGGGGGCTCCAGCCAACAGAACCGCCCGGTGAGGCGGCCTTGCACTGAGCTGCTGAAATACCTAACAGCCACCGATGACATCCTGCTCCACACCAAAGCCAGTGACGCCAAGAGCACCTGGGGGGGTGCCAATAGCAGGGACAAGAGTGGCCTGGGTCTTGgtgcctcttcctcttcctcttcgcCATCCTCGTCATCCACATCCTcgttctcctccctctcatcaatctcttcttcctcttcctccaccacCTCCAAGAAGAAGTCAGCTGTACcatctcagcagcagcagcagcagcagcagcagccgcagcaGCATCACCAGCGAG CCAAACCAACCACCTTGCCACTTCCTTTGACCCCAGAGTCTCCAAA TGACCACAAGGGATCACCGTTTGAGAACAAAACCATTGAACGCACATTAAGTGTGGAGATTGCTGGAACCCCAG GTCTGACACCACCTACCACGCCCCCACACAAAGCCAGTCAAGAGAATCCTTTCAAAGCATCGGTCAAAACCAAGTTGTCTTCATGTTCCTCATCGGCCTTGGCATTCAAAAGAGCCAGGCTGAGCGAATTGGGCCCCGGCGCTCTGGCCCCGGCCCCAGGTGCCTCAGGCGGGGGCCCCACCAGGAAGGGTCCCGAACAGACTGAGCTTTATGCCCAGCTGAGCAAAGCGTCCACCACCCTACCTTACTCGGTCACCCAACACTCTGTGGGGGGCGGACTTGAGGAGCATCGCAGCACTAGCAACAATAAGCGGGCGGCGTCCCGTAGCTACAGTGACCATGACTATTGCCAAGCATCAGCTAGCACTAAGAAGGACGGCGGCACAGTCACTGTTACCATGACTACAGCAGCGGAAATGATGGTCACCTCAGGTGCCACCGCTGCTCCCATGCCTACTACAGGCAAAGTGGAGGACAGGCATGTCGAATGTAAGGACTCAGCAATTCCAccatcctcttcatcatcttcatcttctTGTTCTCCATCATCAGCTTCATCTGGTCCTTTGGCTAAGCAGCTTAATGTTGCCTCTGTGAACGGAGAAGCAGCCCGGGTCCAGGAGTTAGGGAAGCAGACCCTTACAAAAACCACCCAGATGCCCTCACAAGAGGCCACTACTGACTGGGACCAACTACACTCTGCTGCCATCAGCCGGAAGCTATTGTGTGACCAGGAAATCAGAGCAGAACTCAACAAGCACTTTGGCCCCCCCTTAAAAGCCTTTTATAGCCCGGGTGGCcaggagagagaaacaggcagCAAACCAAGTAAGGCTGCAGCCCTGAAGACCTTTGCGGAGGGAGAGAATGGCACCTACTCACAGAGGCTGCCTGGCTCCACCTACCTGCAGCCAGGGTTCCTGCCCTTTCAGGATGAGTTAGAGCTGGGTGAGGGCCGTGAGAGTCGCTTCCTCTATCCGTGGGAGGGCACCCCTCTGGACCTTCTCTTTGACTGCCCCCCCTGCTCCCCCTCCTGTTCCCCACCATCCAGCTGCTCCCCTTCACGAGGCTCCATCTCCCcaccttcctccctcctcctctcgccCAGCAGGCCTTTCTGCTGGACCAGCAGCGGCTCCCGCTCCCGTTCTCGTTCCCACTCTGGCTCCCGCAGCTCCTCATCGCACCACCGGAGGCGCTCCCTCTCCAGCTCACCTGACAGACGCCCCTCCTCCTG GTCTCGTCACAACACAGATCCAAGCACCATTCGTTCCAGGACTCACAAGAGCCCCCACCCTCAGTCTCAATTTCCTCTCAGCCGCAGGCCAAG GTATGACAGCTACGAGGAGTACCAGCACGAGAGGCTGAAGAGGGAGGAGTACCGCCGGGACTACGAGAAGCGGGAGTTCGAAAGGGCcgagcagagagagaggcaaaagCAAAAAGCAATA GAGGAGAGACGGGTGGTGTACGTGGGGCGACTGAGGTCCGACTGCACCCGGACAGAATTGAAGCGCCGCTTTGAAGTCTTTGGCGAAATTGAAGAATGTGCAGTGAACCTGAGAGACGATGG GGACAATTTTGGCTTCATCACGTACCGCTACACTTGTGACGCCTTTGCCGCCCTTGAGAACGGACACACCTTACGCAGGTCAAACGAGCCTCAGTTCGAGCTATGCTTTGGCGGACAAAAGCAGTTCTGCAAATCACATTACACAGACTTGG ACTCCCATTCGGACGACTTTGATCCAGCCTCCACAAAAAGCAAGTATGACTCCATGGATTTTGACAGCTTGCTGAGAGAGGCCCAGCACAGCCTGAGAAGGTAA
- the ppargc1a gene encoding peroxisome proliferator-activated receptor gamma coactivator 1-alpha isoform X3 has product MDGYARTEDELFSSCLLNLTWENCYEQCAALVGEDQPLCPDLPELDLSELDVSDLDADSFLGGLKWYNDQSEIISTQYGNDASNLFEIDEENEANLLAVLTETLDSIPVDEDGLPSFEALADGDVTNASDRSCPSSPDGSPRTPEPEEPSLLKKLLLAPANSQLSYNQYTGGKAQNHAASSNHRIRPPPAVVKTESPWNGKARGGSSQQNRPVRRPCTELLKYLTATDDILLHTKASDAKSTWGGANSRDKSGLGLGASSSSSSPSSSSTSSFSSLSSISSSSSSTTSKKKSAVPSQQQQQQQQQPQQHHQRGESRAAGECSVAGVGAGKWQRCTHDAGVKESEGASIPVGHRTSTCGHARPKLEHGSPSEEGRPPGDVGRLAAARFISDHKGSPFENKTIERTLSVEIAGTPGLTPPTTPPHKASQENPFKASVKTKLSSCSSSALAFKRARLSELGPGALAPAPGASGGGPTRKGPEQTELYAQLSKASTTLPYSVTQHSVGGGLEEHRSTSNNKRAASRSYSDHDYCQASASTKKDGGTVTVTMTTAAEMMVTSGATAAPMPTTGKVEDRHVECKDSAIPPSSSSSSSSCSPSSASSGPLAKQLNVASVNGEAARVQELGKQTLTKTTQMPSQEATTDWDQLHSAAISRKLLCDQEIRAELNKHFGPPLKAFYSPGGQERETGSKPSKAAALKTFAEGENGTYSQRLPGSTYLQPGFLPFQDELELGEGRESRFLYPWEGTPLDLLFDCPPCSPSCSPPSSCSPSRGSISPPSSLLLSPSRPFCWTSSGSRSRSRSHSGSRSSSSHHRRRSLSSSPDRRPSSWSRHNTDPSTIRSRTHKSPHPQSQFPLSRRPRYDSYEEYQHERLKREEYRRDYEKREFERAEQRERQKQKAIEERRVVYVGRLRSDCTRTELKRRFEVFGEIEECAVNLRDDGDNFGFITYRYTCDAFAALENGHTLRRSNEPQFELCFGGQKQFCKSHYTDLDSHSDDFDPASTKSKYDSMDFDSLLREAQHSLRR; this is encoded by the exons ATAGATGAAGAAAATGAGGCCAACTTGCTGGCAGTGCTTACAGAGACCCTGGACAGCATCCCGGTGGATGAGGACGGATTGCCTTCGTTTGAGGCCCTGGCAGATGGGGACGTGACCAATGCCAGTGACCGGAGCTGTCCCTCCTCCCCTGACGGCTCGCCACGCACCCCAGAGCCTGAGGAGCCTTCCCTG CTGAAGAAGCTCCTTCTGGCACCCGCAAACTCCCAGCTCAGCTATAATCAATACACAGGTGGCAAGGCACAGAACCATGCAGCCAGCAGCAACCACCGGATCAGACCACCACCTGCCGTCGTCaag ACGGAGAGCCCCTGGAATGGCAAAGCAAGAGGGGGCTCCAGCCAACAGAACCGCCCGGTGAGGCGGCCTTGCACTGAGCTGCTGAAATACCTAACAGCCACCGATGACATCCTGCTCCACACCAAAGCCAGTGACGCCAAGAGCACCTGGGGGGGTGCCAATAGCAGGGACAAGAGTGGCCTGGGTCTTGgtgcctcttcctcttcctcttcgcCATCCTCGTCATCCACATCCTcgttctcctccctctcatcaatctcttcttcctcttcctccaccacCTCCAAGAAGAAGTCAGCTGTACcatctcagcagcagcagcagcagcagcagcagccgcagcaGCATCACCAGCGAGGTGAGAGCCGGGCTGCAGGCGAGTGTAGTGTGGCTGGTGTTGGGGCTGGGAAGTGGCAGCGTTGCACTCACGATGCCGGGGTTAAGGAGTCGGAGGGTGCTTCTATCCCTGTCGGCCACAGAACCTCCACCTGCGGCCATGCCCGCCCCAAACTGGAGCACGGGTCGCCCAGTGAAGAAGGAAGGCCGCCAGGCGATGTGGGCCGCCTGGCCGCCGCTAGGTTTATTAG TGACCACAAGGGATCACCGTTTGAGAACAAAACCATTGAACGCACATTAAGTGTGGAGATTGCTGGAACCCCAG GTCTGACACCACCTACCACGCCCCCACACAAAGCCAGTCAAGAGAATCCTTTCAAAGCATCGGTCAAAACCAAGTTGTCTTCATGTTCCTCATCGGCCTTGGCATTCAAAAGAGCCAGGCTGAGCGAATTGGGCCCCGGCGCTCTGGCCCCGGCCCCAGGTGCCTCAGGCGGGGGCCCCACCAGGAAGGGTCCCGAACAGACTGAGCTTTATGCCCAGCTGAGCAAAGCGTCCACCACCCTACCTTACTCGGTCACCCAACACTCTGTGGGGGGCGGACTTGAGGAGCATCGCAGCACTAGCAACAATAAGCGGGCGGCGTCCCGTAGCTACAGTGACCATGACTATTGCCAAGCATCAGCTAGCACTAAGAAGGACGGCGGCACAGTCACTGTTACCATGACTACAGCAGCGGAAATGATGGTCACCTCAGGTGCCACCGCTGCTCCCATGCCTACTACAGGCAAAGTGGAGGACAGGCATGTCGAATGTAAGGACTCAGCAATTCCAccatcctcttcatcatcttcatcttctTGTTCTCCATCATCAGCTTCATCTGGTCCTTTGGCTAAGCAGCTTAATGTTGCCTCTGTGAACGGAGAAGCAGCCCGGGTCCAGGAGTTAGGGAAGCAGACCCTTACAAAAACCACCCAGATGCCCTCACAAGAGGCCACTACTGACTGGGACCAACTACACTCTGCTGCCATCAGCCGGAAGCTATTGTGTGACCAGGAAATCAGAGCAGAACTCAACAAGCACTTTGGCCCCCCCTTAAAAGCCTTTTATAGCCCGGGTGGCcaggagagagaaacaggcagCAAACCAAGTAAGGCTGCAGCCCTGAAGACCTTTGCGGAGGGAGAGAATGGCACCTACTCACAGAGGCTGCCTGGCTCCACCTACCTGCAGCCAGGGTTCCTGCCCTTTCAGGATGAGTTAGAGCTGGGTGAGGGCCGTGAGAGTCGCTTCCTCTATCCGTGGGAGGGCACCCCTCTGGACCTTCTCTTTGACTGCCCCCCCTGCTCCCCCTCCTGTTCCCCACCATCCAGCTGCTCCCCTTCACGAGGCTCCATCTCCCcaccttcctccctcctcctctcgccCAGCAGGCCTTTCTGCTGGACCAGCAGCGGCTCCCGCTCCCGTTCTCGTTCCCACTCTGGCTCCCGCAGCTCCTCATCGCACCACCGGAGGCGCTCCCTCTCCAGCTCACCTGACAGACGCCCCTCCTCCTG GTCTCGTCACAACACAGATCCAAGCACCATTCGTTCCAGGACTCACAAGAGCCCCCACCCTCAGTCTCAATTTCCTCTCAGCCGCAGGCCAAG GTATGACAGCTACGAGGAGTACCAGCACGAGAGGCTGAAGAGGGAGGAGTACCGCCGGGACTACGAGAAGCGGGAGTTCGAAAGGGCcgagcagagagagaggcaaaagCAAAAAGCAATA GAGGAGAGACGGGTGGTGTACGTGGGGCGACTGAGGTCCGACTGCACCCGGACAGAATTGAAGCGCCGCTTTGAAGTCTTTGGCGAAATTGAAGAATGTGCAGTGAACCTGAGAGACGATGG GGACAATTTTGGCTTCATCACGTACCGCTACACTTGTGACGCCTTTGCCGCCCTTGAGAACGGACACACCTTACGCAGGTCAAACGAGCCTCAGTTCGAGCTATGCTTTGGCGGACAAAAGCAGTTCTGCAAATCACATTACACAGACTTGG ACTCCCATTCGGACGACTTTGATCCAGCCTCCACAAAAAGCAAGTATGACTCCATGGATTTTGACAGCTTGCTGAGAGAGGCCCAGCACAGCCTGAGAAGGTAA
- the ppargc1a gene encoding peroxisome proliferator-activated receptor gamma coactivator 1-alpha isoform X5 translates to MAWDRCNQDSVWRELECAALVGEDQPLCPDLPELDLSELDVSDLDADSFLGGLKWYNDQSEIISTQYGNDASNLFEIDEENEANLLAVLTETLDSIPVDEDGLPSFEALADGDVTNASDRSCPSSPDGSPRTPEPEEPSLLKKLLLAPANSQLSYNQYTGGKAQNHAASSNHRIRPPPAVVKTESPWNGKARGGSSQQNRPVRRPCTELLKYLTATDDILLHTKASDAKSTWGGANSRDKSGLGLGASSSSSSPSSSSTSSFSSLSSISSSSSSTTSKKKSAVPSQQQQQQQQQPQQHHQRGESRAAGECSVAGVGAGKWQRCTHDAGVKESEGASIPVGHRTSTCGHARPKLEHGSPSEEGRPPGDVGRLAAARFISDHKGSPFENKTIERTLSVEIAGTPGLTPPTTPPHKASQENPFKASVKTKLSSCSSSALAFKRARLSELGPGALAPAPGASGGGPTRKGPEQTELYAQLSKASTTLPYSVTQHSVGGGLEEHRSTSNNKRAASRSYSDHDYCQASASTKKDGGTVTVTMTTAAEMMVTSGATAAPMPTTGKVEDRHVECKDSAIPPSSSSSSSSCSPSSASSGPLAKQLNVASVNGEAARVQELGKQTLTKTTQMPSQEATTDWDQLHSAAISRKLLCDQEIRAELNKHFGPPLKAFYSPGGQERETGSKPSKAAALKTFAEGENGTYSQRLPGSTYLQPGFLPFQDELELGEGRESRFLYPWEGTPLDLLFDCPPCSPSCSPPSSCSPSRGSISPPSSLLLSPSRPFCWTSSGSRSRSRSHSGSRSSSSHHRRRSLSSSPDRRPSSWSRHNTDPSTIRSRTHKSPHPQSQFPLSRRPRYDSYEEYQHERLKREEYRRDYEKREFERAEQRERQKQKAIEERRVVYVGRLRSDCTRTELKRRFEVFGEIEECAVNLRDDGDNFGFITYRYTCDAFAALENGHTLRRSNEPQFELCFGGQKQFCKSHYTDLDSHSDDFDPASTKSKYDSMDFDSLLREAQHSLRR, encoded by the exons ATAGATGAAGAAAATGAGGCCAACTTGCTGGCAGTGCTTACAGAGACCCTGGACAGCATCCCGGTGGATGAGGACGGATTGCCTTCGTTTGAGGCCCTGGCAGATGGGGACGTGACCAATGCCAGTGACCGGAGCTGTCCCTCCTCCCCTGACGGCTCGCCACGCACCCCAGAGCCTGAGGAGCCTTCCCTG CTGAAGAAGCTCCTTCTGGCACCCGCAAACTCCCAGCTCAGCTATAATCAATACACAGGTGGCAAGGCACAGAACCATGCAGCCAGCAGCAACCACCGGATCAGACCACCACCTGCCGTCGTCaag ACGGAGAGCCCCTGGAATGGCAAAGCAAGAGGGGGCTCCAGCCAACAGAACCGCCCGGTGAGGCGGCCTTGCACTGAGCTGCTGAAATACCTAACAGCCACCGATGACATCCTGCTCCACACCAAAGCCAGTGACGCCAAGAGCACCTGGGGGGGTGCCAATAGCAGGGACAAGAGTGGCCTGGGTCTTGgtgcctcttcctcttcctcttcgcCATCCTCGTCATCCACATCCTcgttctcctccctctcatcaatctcttcttcctcttcctccaccacCTCCAAGAAGAAGTCAGCTGTACcatctcagcagcagcagcagcagcagcagcagccgcagcaGCATCACCAGCGAGGTGAGAGCCGGGCTGCAGGCGAGTGTAGTGTGGCTGGTGTTGGGGCTGGGAAGTGGCAGCGTTGCACTCACGATGCCGGGGTTAAGGAGTCGGAGGGTGCTTCTATCCCTGTCGGCCACAGAACCTCCACCTGCGGCCATGCCCGCCCCAAACTGGAGCACGGGTCGCCCAGTGAAGAAGGAAGGCCGCCAGGCGATGTGGGCCGCCTGGCCGCCGCTAGGTTTATTAG TGACCACAAGGGATCACCGTTTGAGAACAAAACCATTGAACGCACATTAAGTGTGGAGATTGCTGGAACCCCAG GTCTGACACCACCTACCACGCCCCCACACAAAGCCAGTCAAGAGAATCCTTTCAAAGCATCGGTCAAAACCAAGTTGTCTTCATGTTCCTCATCGGCCTTGGCATTCAAAAGAGCCAGGCTGAGCGAATTGGGCCCCGGCGCTCTGGCCCCGGCCCCAGGTGCCTCAGGCGGGGGCCCCACCAGGAAGGGTCCCGAACAGACTGAGCTTTATGCCCAGCTGAGCAAAGCGTCCACCACCCTACCTTACTCGGTCACCCAACACTCTGTGGGGGGCGGACTTGAGGAGCATCGCAGCACTAGCAACAATAAGCGGGCGGCGTCCCGTAGCTACAGTGACCATGACTATTGCCAAGCATCAGCTAGCACTAAGAAGGACGGCGGCACAGTCACTGTTACCATGACTACAGCAGCGGAAATGATGGTCACCTCAGGTGCCACCGCTGCTCCCATGCCTACTACAGGCAAAGTGGAGGACAGGCATGTCGAATGTAAGGACTCAGCAATTCCAccatcctcttcatcatcttcatcttctTGTTCTCCATCATCAGCTTCATCTGGTCCTTTGGCTAAGCAGCTTAATGTTGCCTCTGTGAACGGAGAAGCAGCCCGGGTCCAGGAGTTAGGGAAGCAGACCCTTACAAAAACCACCCAGATGCCCTCACAAGAGGCCACTACTGACTGGGACCAACTACACTCTGCTGCCATCAGCCGGAAGCTATTGTGTGACCAGGAAATCAGAGCAGAACTCAACAAGCACTTTGGCCCCCCCTTAAAAGCCTTTTATAGCCCGGGTGGCcaggagagagaaacaggcagCAAACCAAGTAAGGCTGCAGCCCTGAAGACCTTTGCGGAGGGAGAGAATGGCACCTACTCACAGAGGCTGCCTGGCTCCACCTACCTGCAGCCAGGGTTCCTGCCCTTTCAGGATGAGTTAGAGCTGGGTGAGGGCCGTGAGAGTCGCTTCCTCTATCCGTGGGAGGGCACCCCTCTGGACCTTCTCTTTGACTGCCCCCCCTGCTCCCCCTCCTGTTCCCCACCATCCAGCTGCTCCCCTTCACGAGGCTCCATCTCCCcaccttcctccctcctcctctcgccCAGCAGGCCTTTCTGCTGGACCAGCAGCGGCTCCCGCTCCCGTTCTCGTTCCCACTCTGGCTCCCGCAGCTCCTCATCGCACCACCGGAGGCGCTCCCTCTCCAGCTCACCTGACAGACGCCCCTCCTCCTG GTCTCGTCACAACACAGATCCAAGCACCATTCGTTCCAGGACTCACAAGAGCCCCCACCCTCAGTCTCAATTTCCTCTCAGCCGCAGGCCAAG GTATGACAGCTACGAGGAGTACCAGCACGAGAGGCTGAAGAGGGAGGAGTACCGCCGGGACTACGAGAAGCGGGAGTTCGAAAGGGCcgagcagagagagaggcaaaagCAAAAAGCAATA GAGGAGAGACGGGTGGTGTACGTGGGGCGACTGAGGTCCGACTGCACCCGGACAGAATTGAAGCGCCGCTTTGAAGTCTTTGGCGAAATTGAAGAATGTGCAGTGAACCTGAGAGACGATGG GGACAATTTTGGCTTCATCACGTACCGCTACACTTGTGACGCCTTTGCCGCCCTTGAGAACGGACACACCTTACGCAGGTCAAACGAGCCTCAGTTCGAGCTATGCTTTGGCGGACAAAAGCAGTTCTGCAAATCACATTACACAGACTTGG ACTCCCATTCGGACGACTTTGATCCAGCCTCCACAAAAAGCAAGTATGACTCCATGGATTTTGACAGCTTGCTGAGAGAGGCCCAGCACAGCCTGAGAAGGTAA